A single genomic interval of Candidatus Cloacimonadota bacterium harbors:
- a CDS encoding pyruvate ferredoxin oxidoreductase subunit gamma, whose amino-acid sequence MIEIRMHGRGGQGAVKASFVLAEAAFQGGKYVQAFPRFGVERRGAPVEAFTRIDDKPVQIRSQIYYPDGIIVLDPTLIEVVDVTSGLKKGGWILINSDKKPESYNFGNEYKVYTVDATKIAVENHLGSISAPIVNTAAVGAFAKITGMVEMDAVDKGIDSAIPRMKEENKKAARQAYNSIT is encoded by the coding sequence ATGATAGAAATTCGTATGCATGGCCGCGGAGGTCAAGGAGCGGTGAAAGCTTCATTTGTTCTGGCAGAAGCGGCCTTTCAAGGCGGAAAATATGTTCAGGCATTCCCAAGATTCGGAGTAGAAAGACGAGGCGCTCCAGTTGAAGCTTTTACAAGAATTGATGATAAACCAGTTCAGATTCGCTCACAAATCTATTATCCAGATGGAATAATTGTGCTTGACCCAACTTTAATTGAAGTTGTTGATGTAACAAGCGGTCTTAAGAAAGGTGGCTGGATATTAATCAATTCTGATAAAAAACCAGAAAGTTATAATTTTGGTAATGAGTATAAGGTGTATACTGTGGATGCCACCAAAATTGCAGTTGAAAATCATCTTGGTTCAATATCTGCTCCAATTGTGAATACTGCTGCTGTTGGTGCTTTTGCAAAAATTACTGGTATGGTTGAAATGGATGCGGTTGATAAGGGGATTGATTCTGCTATTCCAAGAATGAAAGAAGAAAACAAAAAAGCTGCTCGCCAAGCATATAATTCTATTACATAA
- a CDS encoding GxxExxY protein: MTENELSRIIIGAAIEVHKILGPGLLESAYETGMERELTLRGLNVRRQVGLPLIYKDVKCDIGYRVDLLIENKVIIEIKSVEALKDVHIAQVLTYLKLSKCKLGLLINFNVKLLKDGIKRLVNNLEE; the protein is encoded by the coding sequence ATGACCGAGAATGAGTTATCAAGAATAATAATTGGGGCGGCCATTGAAGTCCATAAGATACTTGGACCTGGGTTATTAGAATCAGCTTATGAAACTGGTATGGAAAGAGAGTTAACACTTAGAGGATTAAATGTTAGACGACAGGTTGGACTTCCTTTAATCTATAAGGATGTAAAATGCGATATTGGATATCGTGTTGATTTATTGATTGAGAACAAAGTAATTATTGAAATAAAATCTGTAGAAGCTCTGAAGGATGTTCATATTGCTCAAGTTTTAACCTATTTGAAATTAAGTAAATGCAAATTAGGACTGCTAATCAATTTTAATGTTAAACTACTAAAAGACGGTATTAAAAGATTGGTAAACAATCTGGAGGAGTAG
- a CDS encoding 4Fe-4S binding protein, whose amino-acid sequence MTASLGLMTWNKTSSWRNVRPVIDYDKCINCFICWKFCPEPAIRIIDEKPVIDYDYCKGCMMCAEECPKDAINMEVEGK is encoded by the coding sequence ATGACCGCCTCTCTTGGACTTATGACTTGGAATAAAACTAGCAGTTGGCGTAATGTCCGTCCTGTAATTGACTATGATAAATGTATCAACTGCTTTATCTGCTGGAAATTCTGCCCAGAACCTGCTATTCGTATTATTGATGAAAAGCCTGTAATTGATTATGATTATTGCAAGGGTTGTATGATGTGTGCGGAAGAATGTCCAAAAGATGCAATTAATATGGAAGTGGAGGGAAAATGA
- a CDS encoding transketolase C-terminal domain-containing protein produces the protein MKKTMLGNYAASWGAQLSRVQVISAYPITPQTLIVEKLSEIVADGKLDAKFIKVESEHSAMSGCIGASATGVRAYTATSAQGLALMHEMLHWAALARLPIVMTNVNRAMAPGWSIWADQNDSLSQRDTGWMQIYASSSQDILDSTILAYKVSEKLLLPTFITFDAFFLSHTLEVVDMPPIEDIDKFLPPYNPEYKLDVNDPRSFGALTSEEHYYEFRYKMQKAMEDAIPVIKEAGRGYEKLTGRYYDLIHPYRCEDADLVLVTSGTIAETTNVAVDELRKEGKKVGNLKIRIIRPYPKEDVLRIIQKCKKIAVIDRNISCGYHGIFAQELKSALYNEKEIPVWGYIIGLGGRDVKIEDIKDIADETLKNDTPKDLIWKGVKL, from the coding sequence ATGAAAAAGACAATGTTAGGAAATTATGCCGCGTCATGGGGCGCTCAGCTTTCAAGAGTTCAGGTAATTTCTGCTTATCCAATTACTCCCCAGACTTTAATTGTAGAAAAATTATCAGAGATTGTTGCAGATGGTAAACTTGATGCTAAATTTATTAAGGTAGAATCAGAGCACTCAGCAATGTCTGGTTGTATTGGTGCTTCTGCAACTGGTGTTAGAGCTTATACTGCTACAAGTGCGCAAGGTCTGGCTTTGATGCACGAGATGTTGCATTGGGCGGCACTGGCTCGTCTACCAATTGTAATGACAAATGTCAACCGTGCTATGGCTCCCGGCTGGTCTATCTGGGCTGACCAAAATGACAGTTTATCACAACGAGATACAGGTTGGATGCAAATTTATGCTTCAAGCTCTCAAGACATTTTGGATTCAACAATTTTAGCTTATAAAGTTAGCGAGAAATTGCTTTTACCAACATTTATCACTTTTGATGCCTTTTTTCTTTCGCATACTTTAGAAGTTGTTGATATGCCTCCTATTGAAGATATTGATAAATTTCTCCCTCCATACAATCCAGAATATAAACTTGATGTAAATGACCCACGCTCTTTTGGTGCACTTACAAGTGAGGAACACTATTATGAATTTAGATATAAGATGCAAAAAGCTATGGAAGATGCTATACCTGTTATTAAAGAAGCTGGTAGGGGATATGAAAAACTTACTGGTCGTTATTATGATTTGATTCATCCATACAGATGTGAAGATGCAGATTTGGTTTTAGTAACCTCTGGAACAATTGCTGAAACCACTAATGTTGCAGTTGATGAACTAAGAAAAGAGGGTAAAAAAGTTGGCAATCTTAAAATCCGAATAATTCGTCCCTATCCCAAAGAAGATGTTCTTAGAATTATACAAAAGTGTAAGAAAATTGCTGTAATTGACCGTAATATCTCTTGCGGATATCATGGAATTTTCGCTCAGGAATTAAAATCTGCTCTTTATAATGAGAAAGAGATTCCTGTCTGGGGATACATTATTGGTCTTGGTGGTAGAGATGTAAAAATTGAGGATATAAAAGATATTGCAGATGAGACTCTTAAAAACGATACACCGAAAGATCTAATTTGGAAAGGAGTTAAATTATGA
- a CDS encoding 3-methyl-2-oxobutanoate dehydrogenase subunit beta — protein sequence MRLTIPEQEIMQPGHLACQGCGGSLAMRYALKVFGKDAILTLPACCWSVIDGPFPYTAVGVPLFHTAFETAAIMASGIKAGLDIQGKTSTNVIAWAGDGGTFDIGMAALSGSAERNDDILYICYDNEAYMNTGIQRSSATPHGAWTTTTPVKHYKRGRKKNIVEIMVAHRVPYTATASVGYPEDFIKKLKKAKETRGFKFLHVLAPCPTGWKSDPKYTVKLAKLAVQTNVFPIYEVEDGIRYRQTIRVKERKPITEYFKYQGRFKHLKEEEVEFIQKRVDEDYEILLRKLS from the coding sequence ATGAGATTAACAATTCCAGAACAGGAAATAATGCAACCGGGTCATCTTGCATGTCAGGGTTGTGGCGGTTCTTTGGCGATGCGATATGCCCTAAAGGTTTTTGGTAAGGATGCGATTTTGACACTTCCAGCTTGCTGCTGGTCTGTTATCGATGGACCATTCCCTTATACTGCTGTTGGGGTTCCGCTTTTTCATACTGCATTTGAAACAGCTGCTATTATGGCATCTGGCATAAAAGCAGGTTTGGATATTCAAGGTAAAACATCAACTAATGTAATTGCGTGGGCTGGCGATGGTGGTACTTTTGATATCGGAATGGCAGCCCTATCTGGTTCTGCTGAAAGAAATGATGATATCCTCTATATTTGCTATGATAATGAGGCATATATGAATACTGGAATTCAGCGAAGTTCTGCAACTCCACATGGTGCCTGGACCACAACCACACCTGTTAAACATTACAAGAGAGGGCGTAAGAAAAATATTGTTGAAATAATGGTAGCTCATAGAGTGCCCTATACCGCCACTGCTTCTGTAGGTTATCCTGAGGATTTTATAAAGAAGCTAAAAAAAGCTAAAGAAACAAGAGGATTTAAGTTTTTACATGTTCTTGCTCCCTGTCCAACTGGTTGGAAATCAGACCCCAAATATACTGTTAAACTTGCAAAATTAGCAGTGCAGACAAATGTATTTCCTATTTATGAAGTAGAAGATGGAATAAGATATAGACAAACAATTAGGGTTAAAGAAAGAAAGCCTATAACCGAATATTTTAAATATCAAGGTAGATTCAAACATCTTAAAGAGGAAGAAGTTGAGTTTATTCAGAAAAGAGTTGACGAGGACTACGAAATATTATTAAGAAAACTTTCTTAG
- a CDS encoding DNA internalization-related competence protein ComEC/Rec2, translating into MTEKISNKPFILITTFFALGIVICHILYLSFWIYFIFFLCCFLTLIIFRFKPIFLLFLLVLSFGAFRFSFSTLRPKNHISQITNELGEQKLHISARIIDEPRSPRLDRGQRGEPIPSASKTRLILSLQKIEQISVSGKISATVIGQLNANYGDHIFFYGKLQEPCPNNNPYSFNYKEYLKSKSIYATAFLYFYPVREGFSNRAKSIKIKSGQQNLYSVLIIKPRKWLRNRIENLFPQKEAGFLKAILLGEKQALDKNIKEDFANSGLSHILAVSGLHTGVIALIILTLLQVIIRKRNLARIFTTLVLFYYVLLSHSAPSVQRAVIMISLILIGKIIQRKGDSVNILFAAGFIILLINPQQIFSVGFQFSFLSVFAILVVYPIFAKILYRLKGRWALPYWLLNLMAISFVVQLLLAPLTVYYFHKIALGGILANVVAIPLISFILPLSILTIFFPIVGINIYYVAANKFLLNILFAISHLVSSRKILLFDFLNFEKWQVFGIFSILICLILIWKEKDRIFRKVSYIIGSAFLVLGIVFLPALLYSPKIELTVLDVRTGDAIFLQTPSRKSILIDTGNKTNKIDFGEKVVFPFLQSKQVRELDLLVLTHPHADHIGGAGYLLDKIKVKSVLMPKCEYNSLLYHNLCQKIKDKNIEIIYADTLLVFDEFPRMRIKLLFPYSGFSSKNINNYSIILKCEYKNFSFLLTGDAEKEVEFWLCAKYEKGLDIDVLKVCHHGSNTSSTDKFLELTSPDFGAISVGKYNRYGLPSTKALGRLQSHNVRFFRTDEDGAIIFSSDGNDLRIKTILSNKEVFIPDI; encoded by the coding sequence ATGACAGAGAAAATCTCAAATAAACCTTTCATTCTGATTACAACATTCTTTGCTCTTGGCATAGTAATTTGTCATATTTTATACCTATCTTTTTGGATATATTTCATCTTTTTTCTTTGTTGTTTTTTAACCCTTATAATTTTTAGATTTAAGCCAATTTTTTTACTATTTTTACTCGTTCTTTCTTTTGGTGCATTCCGCTTCTCTTTTTCAACACTTCGTCCCAAAAACCATATTTCACAAATAACTAATGAATTAGGTGAACAGAAATTACATATATCAGCTCGTATCATTGATGAACCCCGTAGTCCCCGATTAGATCGGGGACAACGAGGTGAACCAATTCCTTCTGCAAGTAAAACAAGACTTATATTATCTCTCCAAAAAATTGAGCAAATCTCTGTTTCTGGCAAGATTTCCGCTACAGTTATTGGACAATTGAACGCTAACTATGGTGACCATATTTTCTTCTATGGCAAACTGCAAGAACCATGTCCTAATAATAATCCTTACAGTTTCAATTACAAAGAATATTTAAAAAGCAAGAGTATTTATGCTACTGCTTTTCTTTATTTTTACCCTGTTAGAGAAGGATTTTCTAATAGGGCTAAATCTATAAAAATAAAGAGTGGTCAGCAAAATCTCTATTCTGTTCTAATAATCAAACCAAGGAAATGGTTACGAAACCGTATTGAAAATCTATTTCCACAAAAAGAGGCAGGATTTCTCAAAGCAATCCTTTTAGGCGAAAAACAGGCTTTAGACAAAAATATCAAAGAAGATTTTGCAAATTCCGGCTTGAGTCATATTTTGGCTGTTAGTGGACTCCACACAGGAGTAATTGCTTTAATCATTCTTACACTTTTGCAAGTAATAATTCGGAAACGAAACTTAGCGAGAATTTTTACCACCCTGGTACTTTTCTATTATGTTTTGCTTTCGCATTCAGCCCCTTCTGTTCAGCGCGCTGTGATTATGATCAGTCTGATTTTAATTGGAAAAATTATACAGCGGAAAGGAGATAGTGTAAACATTTTATTCGCTGCTGGCTTTATAATCTTGTTGATTAATCCCCAGCAGATTTTCAGTGTTGGATTTCAGTTTTCATTTCTTTCGGTATTTGCTATTTTGGTTGTCTATCCTATCTTTGCCAAGATTTTATATAGACTGAAGGGAAGATGGGCACTACCTTACTGGCTTTTGAATCTTATGGCGATTAGCTTCGTGGTTCAATTACTGCTCGCTCCACTTACAGTATATTATTTTCATAAGATTGCTTTGGGGGGAATATTGGCAAATGTCGTAGCGATTCCACTTATTTCTTTCATCCTGCCTTTGTCAATTCTAACTATATTCTTTCCAATTGTCGGTATAAATATTTATTATGTAGCGGCAAACAAATTTTTGCTTAACATTCTTTTTGCAATTTCACATTTAGTCAGCAGCCGGAAAATTTTGCTCTTTGATTTTTTGAATTTTGAAAAGTGGCAGGTTTTTGGTATCTTTTCAATCTTAATCTGTTTGATTCTAATATGGAAAGAGAAAGACAGAATCTTCAGAAAAGTTAGCTATATCATAGGTTCAGCCTTTCTTGTTTTAGGTATAGTTTTCCTGCCCGCACTTTTATACTCGCCTAAAATTGAACTAACGGTTCTTGATGTTCGCACTGGAGATGCAATCTTTCTGCAGACACCCTCCAGAAAAAGCATCTTAATAGACACAGGAAATAAGACAAACAAGATTGATTTTGGCGAAAAAGTAGTTTTCCCATTTTTGCAAAGTAAACAGGTAAGAGAGCTTGATTTACTGGTTCTCACTCATCCACATGCAGACCATATAGGCGGAGCAGGCTATCTGTTAGATAAGATAAAAGTCAAATCGGTTTTGATGCCAAAGTGTGAATATAATTCTTTACTTTACCATAATCTATGTCAAAAGATAAAAGATAAGAATATTGAAATTATTTATGCGGACACACTGCTTGTCTTTGATGAGTTTCCCAGGATGAGGATTAAATTGCTTTTCCCATATTCTGGATTTTCAAGTAAAAACATCAACAATTATTCTATAATCCTGAAATGCGAGTATAAAAATTTTTCATTCCTTCTTACTGGTGATGCTGAAAAAGAAGTTGAATTCTGGCTTTGTGCGAAGTATGAGAAAGGCTTAGATATTGATGTATTGAAGGTTTGCCATCATGGAAGCAACACTTCTTCTACAGATAAATTTTTAGAATTAACTTCTCCAGATTTTGGAGCAATTTCTGTTGGTAAATATAATCGTTATGGATTGCCCAGCACAAAAGCATTGGGCAGATTACAAAGTCATAATGTAAGATTTTTCCGCACAGATGAAGATGGTGCGATTATTTTCTCTTCTGATGGAAACGATTTAAGAATCAAAACTATACTTTCTAATAAGGAAGTCTTTATTCCAGATATATAG